One Halobacterium sp. DL1 DNA window includes the following coding sequences:
- a CDS encoding integrase — protein sequence MASVSDIHNFGDQFTQQLEKLDEADIGDRDRKAIKQFIRYQDAQRGLAASTNVNNCSDLRLSATRADTPLMDMTREDVDALLFEYKHDHEMAPGTLRNYRKALRKFFRYHDREWAEDIEIGAIPDREVDAEKTLTEDEISALREAVDHPRNKALLEMLLDTGLRISAIGTLRVKDVDLNGRTGSVTLNQDAVGRKGASGKRPLTYSKPYVANWLDVHPRSGDPGAPLFHRLTKPNGGWGDDDGALHYYSLQKVLKQTAEDAGVPRDKVNPHNFRKTAISQWIRQGFSEQEIKHRATWVKDSRQFETYSQVTDEEMNQQILEQYGLADEETERTRPSLEDCPQCQTTLRGDPRFCPGCGLALSQRAAQDLEQAKEDVFEDVAAATDEDEVAMLRDLRELVEDHPGAMDAVLQRAAAETDD from the coding sequence ATGGCAAGCGTCAGCGACATCCACAATTTCGGCGACCAGTTTACCCAGCAGCTCGAGAAGCTCGACGAGGCCGATATCGGCGACCGCGACCGGAAGGCCATCAAGCAGTTCATCCGCTACCAGGACGCCCAGCGCGGCCTCGCCGCCAGCACCAACGTCAACAACTGCTCGGACCTCCGTCTCAGCGCCACGCGCGCCGACACGCCCCTGATGGACATGACACGCGAGGACGTCGACGCGCTCCTCTTCGAGTACAAGCACGACCACGAGATGGCGCCGGGCACGCTCCGGAACTACCGCAAGGCGCTGCGGAAGTTCTTCCGCTACCACGACCGGGAGTGGGCCGAGGACATCGAGATCGGCGCCATCCCCGACCGCGAGGTCGACGCCGAGAAGACGCTCACCGAGGACGAAATCAGCGCGCTCCGTGAGGCGGTCGACCACCCGCGCAACAAGGCCCTCCTCGAGATGCTGCTCGACACCGGCCTCCGCATCAGCGCCATCGGCACGCTCCGCGTGAAGGACGTCGACCTCAACGGCCGGACCGGGTCGGTCACCCTCAACCAGGACGCCGTCGGCCGGAAGGGCGCCAGCGGGAAGCGGCCACTCACCTACAGCAAGCCCTACGTCGCCAACTGGCTCGACGTCCACCCCCGGAGCGGCGACCCCGGGGCGCCGCTGTTCCACCGGCTCACCAAGCCCAACGGCGGCTGGGGCGACGACGACGGCGCGCTCCACTACTACTCCCTCCAGAAGGTCCTCAAGCAGACCGCCGAGGACGCCGGCGTCCCGCGCGACAAGGTCAACCCCCACAACTTCCGGAAGACCGCCATCAGCCAGTGGATCCGCCAGGGGTTCAGCGAGCAGGAGATCAAGCACCGCGCGACCTGGGTGAAGGACAGCCGGCAGTTCGAGACCTACTCCCAGGTGACCGACGAGGAGATGAACCAGCAGATTCTCGAGCAGTACGGCCTCGCCGACGAGGAGACCGAGCGGACCAGGCCCAGCCTCGAGGACTGCCCGCAGTGCCAGACCACGCTCCGGGGCGACCCGCGGTTCTGCCCCGGCTGCGGGCTCGCCCTCAGCCAGCGCGCCGCACAGGACCTCGAGCAGGCCAAGGAGGACGTCTTCGAGGACGTGGCCGCCGCCACCGACGAGGACGAGGTCGCGATGCTCCGGGACCTGCGGGAGCTCGTCGAGGACCACCCCGGCGCCAT